A genomic region of Phycisphaerales bacterium AB-hyl4 contains the following coding sequences:
- a CDS encoding prepilin-type N-terminal cleavage/methylation domain-containing protein has protein sequence MNNVQLRNSKSEIRNRVKAFSLVEMLIALAITAMLLTATMVAIDVSFRAYAAAAESAGTQTATRLVTHRLLTLVRTSTAHGPTLPDTSSEPPVVYFVRDNGQVDPSILVTNYIELFDTQGRRIRIEYQEEDKQLLLTTNYGGSNANTQPLLGGVTQCKFYAHRRQDNEGVWVLERASMDITVEPDRDSTLAIESSQTQPVRYVASTMPRKLE, from the coding sequence ATGAATAATGTACAACTTCGAAATTCGAAATCCGAAATACGAAATCGCGTCAAGGCTTTCTCCCTGGTCGAGATGCTCATCGCGCTGGCGATCACGGCCATGCTGCTGACGGCGACGATGGTTGCCATTGACGTGAGCTTCCGCGCGTATGCCGCGGCTGCCGAAAGTGCCGGCACGCAGACGGCCACCCGGCTGGTTACGCATCGACTGCTGACGCTCGTTCGGACGTCTACGGCTCACGGCCCGACATTGCCGGACACGTCCAGCGAGCCGCCGGTGGTTTACTTCGTGCGCGACAACGGACAGGTTGATCCGTCTATTCTGGTAACGAATTACATTGAGCTTTTCGACACGCAAGGTCGGCGGATTCGCATCGAATACCAAGAGGAAGATAAGCAACTGTTGTTGACCACGAATTACGGCGGAAGCAACGCGAACACGCAGCCGCTGCTGGGCGGGGTGACGCAGTGCAAATTCTATGCGCACCGTCGGCAGGATAATGAAGGCGTGTGGGTACTCGAACGAGCGTCGATGGACATTACCGTTGAGCCGGATCGCGATTCAACGCTTGCCATCGAGAGCAGCCAGACGCAGCCGGTGCGTTATGTGGCGTCGACGATGCCGCGCAAGCTTGAGTGA
- a CDS encoding DUF1570 domain-containing protein codes for MLASRRLSLVLLASWIALVSGTPAPAQVRMADLWKHESVYYDIRTNLPAEEVQWYADRMDHVYEEFQWLTADFGGRERQHRPESLFLVETAPDYRTLMRSFGIRAEHAGGMYFSTDSHRRSGLITYVGGRDRHHVLRVLRHEAFHQFAARHFGGRLPRWLNEGFAGYFERSIVVDDRIAVGFAAGSDITALRQIVAERRHIPLDELFDISPSAWRRAMRHDRERSRVQYLQSWSMVHFFMHAEEGRYAPAFQQFLNDLAGGRGGRVAFREAFGADIAVAEQRWIAYVLEEMAPDRRYLAKQRLLSVGSQLRFAAERGDLPTTLDEMNVMFDQAEATPPEPGPHGITMPTVPGDGRSLMSYLDDEDQWVSFELQEATDDALPPTVVGSGLTPSPVLVWTRGFDGQLHYEVTFRTAVDED; via the coding sequence TGGCCGACCTGTGGAAGCACGAGAGCGTCTACTACGACATCCGTACCAATCTGCCGGCCGAGGAAGTCCAATGGTACGCCGACCGTATGGACCACGTATACGAGGAATTTCAGTGGCTGACCGCCGACTTCGGTGGTCGCGAACGTCAGCACCGTCCCGAATCGCTGTTTCTCGTTGAGACCGCACCGGATTATCGCACGCTCATGCGCAGTTTCGGCATCCGGGCGGAACATGCCGGCGGCATGTACTTCAGTACAGACTCGCACCGCAGATCGGGACTGATCACCTATGTCGGCGGCCGGGATCGCCACCATGTGCTGCGGGTGTTGCGCCACGAGGCGTTTCACCAGTTCGCTGCCCGTCATTTCGGCGGACGGCTTCCCCGCTGGCTGAACGAAGGATTTGCAGGATACTTTGAGCGATCGATCGTGGTGGACGACCGCATCGCTGTCGGCTTCGCGGCAGGTTCGGACATCACGGCGTTGCGTCAGATCGTTGCCGAACGACGACACATACCATTGGACGAGTTGTTTGATATTTCACCTTCCGCGTGGCGTCGGGCAATGCGGCACGACCGCGAACGATCACGGGTGCAGTATCTCCAGTCGTGGAGCATGGTGCATTTTTTCATGCACGCGGAGGAGGGGCGATACGCACCGGCATTTCAACAGTTCCTGAACGACCTGGCGGGGGGACGGGGCGGCCGGGTGGCGTTTCGTGAAGCGTTCGGTGCGGACATCGCCGTGGCCGAGCAACGATGGATTGCCTATGTACTGGAAGAGATGGCCCCTGACCGGCGGTACCTGGCCAAGCAACGGCTGCTGAGCGTCGGCTCCCAGTTGCGTTTCGCGGCGGAGCGCGGCGACCTCCCGACGACGTTAGACGAAATGAACGTCATGTTTGATCAAGCGGAGGCAACTCCACCCGAACCGGGACCGCATGGCATCACCATGCCAACCGTCCCGGGCGATGGTCGCTCGCTTATGAGCTACCTCGACGACGAAGACCAATGGGTATCCTTCGAGTTGCAGGAGGCGACGGACGATGCACTTCCGCCAACGGTGGTTGGATCGGGACTCACACCTTCGCCGGTGCTTGTCTGGACACGGGGGTTCGATGGCCAGCTTCACTACGAAGTGACCTTCCGCACGGCGGTCGATGAAGACTGA